A genomic stretch from Prionailurus bengalensis isolate Pbe53 chromosome E2, Fcat_Pben_1.1_paternal_pri, whole genome shotgun sequence includes:
- the LOC122495248 gene encoding putative protein ZNF720, translated as WYLLQGVLTFRDVAVEFSQEWRFINHSQGELYRDVMLETHGHLLFLGLVSKPDLDIFLEHKKELWGVKRKEKVASHPGSN; from the exons TGGTATTTGTTGCAGGGAGTGCTGACCTTCAGAGATGTGGCCGTAGAATTCTCTCAGGAATGGAGATTCATAAATCACAGTCAGGGGGAACTGTACAGGGATGTGATGTTAGAGACCCATGGACACCTCCTCTTTTTGG GTCTTGTGTCTAAGCCAGACCTAGACATATTTTTGGAGCACAAGAAGGAGCTATGGGGagtgaagagaaaggagaaggtagCCTCACACCCAG
- the LOC122495159 gene encoding vomeronasal type-1 receptor 4-like: MTSVDLKIAVIFLVQITIGILGNFSLLYHYMSLCFNGGRSRSTDVIFRHLTVANSLVILSRGIPETMAAFGLRYFLNDFGCKVVFYMHRVARGVSIGTTCLLSIFQAITISPRSSRWAEMKAKALKYIGPSTILCWILHMLVNIIVPMYVIKKWSNENITTIDFKYCSATLHDKGTDFLCATVTSIPDVLCLGLMSWASGSMVFILYTHKQRVQHIHRNNLSSRFSPETRATQTILVLVSTFVSFYTLSSIIYICFSCFGKTTWWLANTSALINICFPTVSPFILLSCNPCVSRLFCTCTGRNTQLPHLTRNI; this comes from the coding sequence ATGACGTCTGTGGATTTGAAAATTGCAGTAATCTTCCTGGTCCAGATTACCATTGGAATCCTGGGGAATTTCTCACTCTTATATCATTATATGTCCCTTTGCTTCAATGGAGGTAGGTCAAGATCCACAGATGTGATTTTCAGGCACTTGACTGTAGCCAACTCTTTGGTCATTCTCTCGAGAGGAATCCCGGAGACCATGGCAGCTTTTGGGTTGAGATATTTTCTCAATGACTTTGGATGCAAAGTTGTTTTCTATATGCACAGAGTGGCCAGGGGTGTGTCCATTGGCACTACCTGCCTCTTGAGTATCTTCCAGGCCATCACCATCAGTCCCAGGAGTTCCAGGTGGGCAGAGATGAAAGCAAAAGCCCTGAAGTACATTGGCCCCTCCACCATTTTGTGCTGGATTCTGCACATGTTGGTAAATATCATAGTACCTATGtatgtgattaaaaaatggaGTAATGAAAACATCACAACTATAGACTTTAAGTACTGTTCAGCTACACTTCATGACAAAGGTACAGACTTCCTATGTGCAACTGTCACATCCATCCCTGATGTTTTGTGTTTGGGGCTCATGTCCTGGGCCAGCGGCTCCATGGTTTTCATCCTTTACACACACAAGCAGAGGGTCCAACACATTCATAGGAACAACCTGTCATCTAGATTCTCCCCTGAGACCAGAGCCACTCAAACCATCCTTGTCCTGGTAAGCacctttgtatctttttatacCCTCTCTTCcatcatttacatttgtttttcttgttttggcaAGACCACTTGGTGGCTGGCGAACACCTCTGCCTTAATCAATATCTGTTTCCCAACTGTCAGCCCCTTTATTCTCTTAAGTTGTAACCCCTGTGTATCTAGACTCTTCTGTACATGTACTGGAAGAAATACACAACTACCCCATCTCACCAGAAACATATAA